In one Agrobacterium tumefaciens genomic region, the following are encoded:
- a CDS encoding ABC transporter permease, producing the protein MTKWPDKVGVLISCLLLYALFASPFMTFRANRIIQGETRTIFEALPVPAATLLAAIILVAAFIAFFRFPTRLKLAAALVGLAVLAIFVGQAASALTPEGNSFARVSPASGFWLMFAGLALLTTDCIARLQPKPSIRILLLLGAIATLAAVLTSGLWDDLSIIKEYTGRADIFWTEALRHVELAIGSLVAATVAGIPLGILCYKVERLRAGVLNALNIVQTIPSIALFGLLIAPLGWIAANVPGAAKIGIAGIGMAPAFVALFLYSLLPVVSNTVVGLSGVSQAVREAARGLGMTPVQRLLRVEFPLAMPVILTGIRIVLVQNIGLATIAALIGGGGFGVFVFQGIGQTAMDLVLLGTVPTVLIGFAAAIALDAIIDSNLFSAGGRQKA; encoded by the coding sequence TTGACGAAATGGCCTGACAAGGTGGGCGTGCTGATTTCGTGCCTGCTTCTCTACGCGCTTTTTGCATCCCCCTTCATGACATTCCGCGCCAACCGGATCATTCAGGGCGAAACGCGCACGATCTTCGAAGCCCTTCCGGTCCCTGCTGCTACCCTCCTCGCCGCCATCATTCTCGTCGCCGCCTTCATCGCCTTTTTTCGGTTTCCGACGCGCCTGAAACTCGCAGCCGCGCTGGTTGGCCTGGCAGTGCTGGCGATCTTCGTCGGGCAGGCGGCCTCTGCGCTGACGCCTGAAGGCAACAGTTTTGCCCGCGTTTCGCCCGCCAGCGGTTTCTGGCTGATGTTTGCAGGGCTTGCGCTGCTCACTACTGATTGCATTGCACGTCTCCAGCCGAAACCGTCTATACGGATTTTGCTGTTGCTGGGGGCAATCGCGACGCTCGCGGCGGTTCTGACAAGCGGCCTCTGGGACGATCTCTCCATCATCAAGGAATATACCGGCCGGGCGGATATCTTCTGGACCGAGGCGCTACGGCATGTGGAGCTTGCCATCGGCTCGCTGGTTGCAGCGACCGTGGCTGGTATCCCGCTCGGCATTCTCTGTTATAAGGTCGAGCGGTTGCGCGCCGGTGTGCTGAACGCGCTCAACATCGTCCAGACCATTCCCTCCATTGCCCTTTTCGGTCTTCTGATTGCACCACTCGGATGGATCGCAGCCAATGTGCCCGGCGCGGCGAAGATCGGCATCGCCGGCATCGGCATGGCGCCCGCCTTCGTGGCGCTGTTTCTCTATTCGCTGCTGCCGGTCGTTTCCAACACGGTTGTCGGTCTTTCCGGCGTCTCGCAGGCCGTGCGGGAGGCCGCGCGCGGGCTTGGCATGACACCTGTGCAAAGACTGCTGCGGGTGGAATTTCCGCTGGCCATGCCGGTCATTCTCACCGGTATCCGCATCGTTTTGGTGCAGAATATCGGGCTTGCGACCATCGCGGCATTGATCGGCGGCGGCGGATTTGGCGTTTTCGTGTTTCAGGGCATCGGACAGACGGCGATGGACCTCGTGCTGCTTGGCACCGTGCCGACCGTTCTCATCGGCTTTGCCGCTGCGATCGCGCTCGATGCCATCATCGACAGCAATCTCTTCAGCGCAGGCGGAAGGCAAAAGGCATGA